One part of the Thiomicrospira cyclica ALM1 genome encodes these proteins:
- a CDS encoding pseudouridine synthase, with amino-acid sequence MRINKYFSQRGICSKRAADRLILAGRVKVNGLAAQVGQNVDSQDVVLLDGQPLDEQPKPVYLLYHKPAGVVCTNDPSVPGNLVDALDYPQRLFAVGRLDKASEGLLLLTNDGAIFNPILRAEQGHEKEYLVTVDKPITSAFLSAMAAGVPILQTITLPCVVTPVSDQVFNILLTQGLNLQIRRMCQALGYRVEKLQRTRIMHLHLGDLAANQYRGLSHQERLMLIRHRLQ; translated from the coding sequence ATGCGAATCAATAAATATTTCAGTCAACGCGGGATTTGTTCTAAACGGGCAGCGGATCGTTTGATTTTGGCGGGACGGGTTAAGGTGAATGGCCTTGCTGCTCAGGTTGGTCAAAATGTCGATTCGCAGGATGTAGTTTTACTGGATGGGCAACCGCTGGACGAACAACCAAAACCCGTTTACTTGCTTTATCACAAGCCGGCGGGCGTGGTGTGTACCAACGACCCAAGCGTGCCAGGCAATCTTGTGGATGCGTTAGATTATCCGCAACGGCTGTTTGCGGTCGGGCGGCTTGATAAGGCGTCTGAAGGCTTGTTATTGCTGACCAATGATGGCGCGATTTTTAATCCGATTTTGCGGGCGGAACAAGGGCATGAGAAAGAGTATCTAGTGACGGTGGATAAACCAATCACGTCCGCTTTTTTAAGCGCTATGGCGGCGGGGGTGCCGATTTTACAGACTATTACCCTGCCCTGTGTTGTCACGCCAGTTAGCGATCAGGTTTTTAACATCCTACTCACCCAAGGACTCAACCTACAAATTCGGCGTATGTGCCAAGCGCTGGGTTACCGCGTAGAAAAACTCCAGCGCACAAGGATTATGCATTTGCATCTTGGCGATTTAGCCGCGAATCAATACCGTGGCCTGTCACACCAAGAGCGGCTCATGCTAATCCGCCACCGGTTGCAATGA
- a CDS encoding type II toxin-antitoxin system PemK/MazF family toxin, with the protein MIRRGEVYLVNFGKQYNSEFGKVRPALIIQNDLANRVLERVHFKGVTVIPLTTNLVGGDLRVKIDARDNLKQTSEICINELCTLDLLRIQPSPLLTKLNSDELNEVALKLRQHLSI; encoded by the coding sequence ATGATCCGCCGGGGTGAGGTCTATCTTGTCAATTTTGGCAAACAATACAATAGCGAATTCGGCAAGGTTCGACCCGCGCTAATTATTCAAAATGACTTAGCAAACCGTGTGCTTGAACGAGTGCACTTTAAAGGCGTCACCGTGATTCCATTGACGACCAACCTGGTTGGTGGTGATTTGCGCGTTAAAATTGACGCACGAGATAACCTAAAACAAACCAGTGAAATCTGCATCAATGAGCTTTGCACACTCGATCTTTTACGCATTCAGCCATCCCCTCTTTTAACAAAACTGAACAGCGATGAGCTAAACGAAGTCGCACTCAAGCTGCGCCAACACCTTAGTATTTGA
- a CDS encoding molybdenum ABC transporter ATP-binding protein — MNGQLAQVGQQLNSQDVVLLNGQPLGERPKPIYLLYHKPIGVVFQDAALLPHLSVQGNLDYALKRSGFERSQHRAQQDRWIELLNLGNLLNQSVLTLSGGQKQRVGIARALLSNPQILMLDEPMSALDWRTKNELIPLIKDVSKASKLPILLITHSPEEVERLADQVLLLNQGRVEQLESLQQTLSRPDSPLFDEQGAVSVLIGQPGKVSDGLQQIQLGDNTLWVKPLNRTNQEPVRIRVLARDVSLALSNPKDLSIVNHMPVKIDELIEQPDHRLLVRLRLDNQQHLFAEITQQSAQRLNLQPGLVVYALIKSVALAE; from the coding sequence GTGAATGGGCAACTAGCTCAAGTTGGTCAACAGCTGAATTCACAGGATGTGGTTTTATTAAACGGGCAACCGTTAGGTGAACGTCCCAAACCCATTTACCTCCTTTATCACAAGCCGATTGGCGTGGTGTTTCAAGATGCCGCGCTCTTGCCACACCTCAGCGTGCAAGGTAATTTAGATTACGCACTCAAACGCTCCGGTTTCGAGCGCTCACAACACCGCGCCCAGCAAGACCGCTGGATTGAACTGCTCAATCTTGGCAACCTGCTCAACCAATCGGTGCTCACCCTATCCGGCGGCCAGAAACAACGCGTAGGCATCGCACGCGCCCTGCTCTCCAACCCGCAAATTCTGATGCTCGACGAACCCATGTCAGCACTCGATTGGCGCACCAAAAACGAACTGATTCCTCTGATCAAAGACGTCTCCAAAGCCTCCAAGCTACCGATCCTACTCATCACCCATTCACCGGAAGAAGTCGAACGCCTCGCCGACCAAGTGCTACTGTTAAACCAAGGCCGTGTTGAACAACTCGAAAGCCTGCAACAAACCCTCTCCCGCCCCGACTCCCCGCTATTTGACGAACAAGGCGCGGTCTCCGTTTTAATTGGCCAACCTGGCAAGGTTAGCGATGGCCTGCAACAGATTCAACTCGGTGATAACACACTCTGGGTCAAACCGCTCAACCGCACTAACCAAGAACCCGTGCGGATTCGCGTACTCGCCCGCGATGTCAGCCTCGCCCTCTCCAACCCCAAAGACCTCAGCATCGTCAACCACATGCCCGTCAAAATCGACGAACTGATCGAACAACCCGACCACCGTTTACTGGTACGCTTACGCCTCGACAACCAGCAACACCTATTCGCCGAAATAACCCAACAATCCGCCCAACGCCTAAACCTACAACCAGGCCTGGTGGTCTATGCACTGATTAAATCGGTGGCATTGGCGGAGTAA
- a CDS encoding GDCCVxC domain-containing (seleno)protein: protein MIELNSTITCPECGKSKTEQMPTDACQYFYECTFCGALLKPLAGDCCVYCSYADVPCPPIQQQGSCCNGN, encoded by the coding sequence ATGATTGAACTCAACTCAACGATTACTTGCCCCGAGTGTGGCAAAAGTAAAACCGAGCAGATGCCTACCGATGCCTGCCAATATTTTTATGAGTGCACATTTTGCGGGGCACTGTTAAAACCCCTAGCAGGGGATTGTTGTGTGTATTGTTCGTATGCCGATGTGCCTTGCCCACCGATTCAACAACAAGGTAGTTGCTGCAATGGAAACTAA
- a CDS encoding heavy-metal-associated domain-containing protein, with amino-acid sequence MTTKPNAWIAGIVLSLSSLSMQAAEQTYEIQIGGVTCVSCVPRAEAEFKKMDGVKSIKTDVRKGEVSICTDGSIQFTEEQLNTIFRQRGFAFKSMTTKEGCV; translated from the coding sequence ATGACAACAAAACCTAATGCATGGATTGCAGGTATCGTTTTGAGCCTGAGTAGCTTATCGATGCAAGCCGCTGAGCAAACCTATGAAATTCAAATCGGCGGCGTCACCTGCGTAAGCTGTGTGCCACGCGCAGAAGCCGAATTTAAGAAGATGGATGGCGTAAAATCCATTAAAACCGATGTACGCAAAGGCGAAGTCAGCATTTGCACCGACGGCTCGATTCAGTTTACTGAAGAACAGTTAAACACTATTTTTCGCCAACGCGGCTTTGCGTTTAAAAGCATGACTACGAAGGAAGGATGCGTATGA
- a CDS encoding heavy metal-responsive transcriptional regulator — MTLLTIGKLAKQAGVKTDTLRYYEQLELILPAQRSASGYRLYSDNNIKQLAFIRRAQTLGFTLDEIKELLELHQQPSAQCGDIQQRAELKIAQINQRMADLAQIKLGLEQLHAQCHQGASLEQCSLIKHFYGDEHDNKT; from the coding sequence ATGACCTTATTAACGATTGGTAAGCTGGCGAAACAGGCCGGTGTCAAAACCGACACGCTGCGTTATTACGAGCAGTTGGAATTAATCCTGCCTGCGCAGCGCAGTGCCTCGGGTTATCGACTTTACAGCGATAACAACATTAAGCAACTAGCTTTTATTCGGCGTGCGCAAACACTGGGCTTTACGTTGGACGAAATTAAAGAGCTACTGGAGTTACACCAACAACCCTCTGCGCAATGTGGCGATATTCAACAACGTGCGGAATTGAAAATTGCGCAAATCAATCAACGCATGGCGGATTTAGCGCAGATTAAACTCGGTTTGGAGCAACTGCATGCGCAATGTCATCAAGGCGCGAGCTTGGAGCAATGCAGTTTGATCAAACATTTTTACGGAGACGAGCATGACAACAAAACCTAA
- a CDS encoding MBL fold metallo-hydrolase, giving the protein MKRRRFLTSLGLIAALPGLISTQAFAQSDKYPSSLLYSQPVKVAEGVYAAIGATQGPSYENSGHNNNMVFVIGERGVLVFNAGASYLVAKALHDEIKKHTNKPILYMVAENGDLHATTGNHYWKQQGAELIAHQDAVRVFETNKHAYLESTTRVTREKADGTKMVSFDRTFDSSLDLDLGGITAQVRWLGSAHVPGDISIILAERNVVLAGDIAFHERLLNVLPETDTLGWVQTWQEFAKLARDKIIVPGHGSVTRFEQVNRYTHDYLVYMHQQVRELIEQGGGLADASKIDQTQFSHLNTFEELAAINASRIFAALEFE; this is encoded by the coding sequence TTGAAACGTAGACGTTTTTTAACCTCACTCGGCCTCATCGCCGCGCTACCCGGTTTAATCAGCACACAAGCTTTCGCTCAATCGGATAAATACCCAAGCTCTTTGCTTTATAGCCAACCCGTTAAGGTGGCGGAGGGTGTTTATGCGGCGATTGGTGCCACCCAAGGCCCTAGTTACGAAAATTCCGGCCACAATAACAATATGGTGTTTGTGATCGGCGAGCGTGGCGTACTTGTATTTAATGCCGGTGCGTCCTATCTGGTCGCCAAAGCCTTGCATGATGAAATTAAAAAACACACTAACAAGCCGATTCTATACATGGTGGCGGAAAATGGCGATTTGCATGCCACCACTGGCAATCACTACTGGAAACAACAGGGCGCTGAACTGATCGCACACCAAGACGCGGTTCGGGTATTTGAAACCAATAAACACGCCTACTTAGAATCCACCACCCGCGTCACCCGCGAAAAAGCGGATGGCACAAAAATGGTAAGCTTTGATCGTACTTTTGATTCGTCGCTCGATTTGGATTTAGGCGGTATTACGGCCCAAGTACGTTGGCTGGGTTCGGCGCATGTACCGGGCGACATTTCTATTATCCTTGCCGAACGCAATGTGGTTTTAGCCGGTGATATTGCGTTTCATGAGCGGTTATTAAACGTCTTACCCGAAACCGACACCCTGGGTTGGGTGCAAACTTGGCAGGAATTTGCCAAGCTAGCGCGAGATAAAATCATTGTTCCCGGGCATGGCAGCGTCACCAGGTTTGAGCAGGTTAATCGCTACACCCATGACTATTTGGTTTATATGCATCAGCAGGTTCGTGAATTGATAGAACAAGGCGGCGGCTTAGCCGATGCCTCGAAGATTGATCAAACTCAATTTAGCCATCTCAACACCTTTGAAGAACTGGCCGCCATCAATGCTTCGCGGATTTTTGCCGCATTGGAATTTGAATAA
- a CDS encoding arsenic resistance protein produces the protein MVGRVAGGLNSLFEWLLWPVLAFLLYATFLQVPLLHLKEAFSDKRFALANLLGNFVLVPLMVWGLIQFLPDDSLLRLGVLLVLLVPCTDWFITFTQLGRGCSARAIAISPVNLGLQLLLLPFYLWLMLPDSFSIAVDWQDLQGAILIIIVPLILAVLSEKWIERKPKRAVFREMFAWWPVPLLALVVFLIAASQSQAVWLAAHSLLVVIPVFIAFLVLAALLAKSMSQVLKLTQEQGRTLAFSFGTRNSFVVLPIALSLPQGAEIVVLVIVLQSLVELLGMVVYLWWLPNKLFR, from the coding sequence GTGGTGGGTCGTGTCGCGGGAGGATTAAACAGTTTATTTGAGTGGCTATTGTGGCCGGTATTAGCGTTTTTACTCTATGCCACTTTTTTACAGGTGCCGTTATTGCATCTTAAAGAGGCATTTAGCGATAAGCGATTTGCACTGGCTAACCTGTTAGGTAACTTTGTGCTGGTGCCGCTGATGGTGTGGGGGCTAATTCAGTTTTTGCCTGATGATTCTTTATTGCGCTTAGGCGTGCTGTTGGTGTTGCTTGTACCTTGCACGGATTGGTTTATCACCTTTACGCAATTAGGGCGTGGATGCAGTGCGCGGGCAATCGCCATTTCGCCGGTTAATCTCGGTTTACAACTTTTGCTGCTACCGTTTTATTTGTGGCTCATGTTGCCGGACAGTTTTTCGATTGCGGTCGATTGGCAAGATTTACAGGGGGCGATACTGATTATTATTGTGCCCTTGATCTTGGCTGTACTAAGTGAAAAATGGATTGAGCGTAAGCCAAAACGTGCCGTTTTTAGAGAGATGTTCGCTTGGTGGCCTGTGCCACTCCTTGCGCTGGTTGTGTTTCTGATTGCCGCCTCACAATCGCAAGCTGTTTGGTTGGCCGCGCATAGCTTGCTGGTGGTTATTCCGGTGTTTATCGCGTTTTTAGTTTTGGCTGCACTGTTGGCGAAGTCGATGAGCCAGGTGTTAAAGCTGACTCAAGAGCAGGGTCGCACCCTAGCGTTTAGTTTTGGCACACGCAATTCATTTGTGGTGTTGCCAATTGCGCTCAGTTTGCCGCAAGGCGCAGAAATTGTTGTGCTGGTTATCGTATTGCAGTCATTGGTCGAGCTGTTGGGGATGGTGGTTTACTTGTGGTGGTTACCGAATAAATTGTTTAGATGA
- a CDS encoding sulfite exporter TauE/SafE family protein: MSRLQKLWLALILGALIGLLGGLIGLGGAEFRLPILVAMFSLPTLEAIILNKAMSLVVVITSIFSRGFSVPMESLLPHWPIVVNLLVGSVVGAWYAAGYVIKLAPAMLNRVVFGLLIALAIIMFWEHLIGFGEGGSALFHQAWLQALVGLLAGLVVGIVAAVLGVAGGELLIPIIVILWGIDIKTAGSLSLLVSLPTMLVGGLMLGLVPAQWLGLFLAVLLLLSAWKVFKH; encoded by the coding sequence ATGAGCCGATTGCAAAAACTCTGGTTAGCTTTGATATTGGGCGCACTTATCGGATTACTAGGTGGGCTGATTGGATTGGGCGGTGCGGAATTTCGTTTGCCGATTTTGGTGGCGATGTTCAGCTTGCCCACGCTGGAAGCAATTATTCTCAACAAAGCCATGAGCCTAGTAGTGGTCATCACCTCGATTTTTTCTCGCGGTTTTAGTGTACCAATGGAAAGCCTGCTGCCCCACTGGCCGATTGTGGTCAATCTGCTGGTCGGTTCAGTCGTGGGTGCATGGTATGCCGCTGGTTATGTGATAAAGCTCGCCCCCGCCATGCTCAACCGCGTGGTATTTGGTTTATTGATTGCATTGGCCATTATTATGTTTTGGGAGCACTTAATCGGGTTTGGTGAAGGCGGTTCAGCTTTATTCCACCAGGCCTGGTTACAAGCATTGGTTGGTTTATTAGCAGGCCTGGTGGTTGGCATCGTGGCGGCGGTTCTTGGTGTCGCCGGTGGCGAACTACTGATTCCGATTATTGTGATTCTTTGGGGTATCGATATCAAAACCGCAGGCAGTTTGTCGCTATTGGTCAGCCTGCCTACCATGCTGGTCGGCGGCCTGATGCTCGGCCTGGTTCCGGCACAATGGCTCGGCTTGTTTTTAGCTGTATTACTGCTGTTATCCGCGTGGAAAGTGTTTAAGCATTAA
- the modC gene encoding molybdenum ABC transporter ATP-binding protein: MLEFNLQHSYPGFDFQTGDVQLPGDGITAVFGPSGCGKTTLIKTLSGLEKAQGWVKLNNQAWQSDKLFLPVHQRRIGMVFQDAALLPHLSVQGNLDYALKRSGFERAQHRAQQDRWIELLNLGNLLNQSVLTLSGGQKQRVGIARALLSNPQILMLDEPMSALDWRTKNELIPLIKDVSKASKLPILLITHSPEEVERLADQVLLLNQGRVEQLESLQQTLSRPDSPLFDEQGAVSVLIGQPGKVSDGLQQIQLGDNTLWVKPLKRANQEPVRIRVLARDVSLALSDPKDLSIVNHMPVKIDELIEQPDHRLLVRLRLDNQQHLFAEITQQSAQRLNLQPGLVIYALIKSVALAE, encoded by the coding sequence ATGCTTGAATTTAATCTCCAACACAGCTATCCGGGATTTGATTTCCAAACCGGTGATGTGCAACTGCCCGGCGACGGCATTACCGCGGTTTTTGGCCCTTCCGGTTGCGGCAAAACCACCCTCATTAAAACCCTATCCGGTTTAGAAAAAGCGCAAGGCTGGGTCAAACTCAACAACCAGGCCTGGCAATCGGACAAGTTGTTTTTACCGGTTCACCAACGCCGCATCGGCATGGTGTTTCAAGATGCCGCGCTCTTGCCGCATCTCAGCGTACAAGGTAATTTAGATTACGCGCTCAAACGCTCCGGCTTCGAGCGAGCACAACACCGCGCCCAGCAAGACCGCTGGATTGAACTGCTCAATCTCGGCAACCTGCTCAACCAATCGGTGCTCACCCTATCCGGCGGCCAGAAACAACGCGTAGGCATCGCACGCGCCCTGCTCTCCAACCCGCAAATCCTGATGCTTGACGAACCCATGTCGGCACTCGATTGGCGCACCAAAAACGAACTGATTCCTCTGATCAAAGACGTCTCCAAAGCCTCCAAGCTACCGATCCTACTCATCACCCATTCACCGGAAGAAGTCGAACGCCTCGCCGACCAAGTGCTGCTGTTAAACCAAGGCCGTGTTGAACAACTCGAAAGCCTGCAACAAACCCTATCCCGCCCAGACTCCCCGCTATTTGACGAACAAGGTGCGGTCTCCGTTTTAATTGGCCAACCGGGCAAGGTTAGCGATGGCCTACAACAGATTCAGCTCGGCGATAACACACTTTGGGTAAAACCCCTCAAACGCGCCAACCAAGAACCCGTGCGGATTCGCGTACTCGCCCGCGATGTCAGCCTCGCCCTCTCCGACCCAAAAGACCTCAGCATCGTCAACCACATGCCAGTCAAAATCGACGAACTGATCGAACAACCCGACCACCGTTTATTAGTGCGCTTACGCCTCGACAACCAGCAACACCTATTCGCCGAAATCACCCAACAATCCGCCCAACGCCTAAACCTACAACCAGGCCTGGTGATCTATGCCCTGATTAAGTCAGTCGCATTGGCGGAATAA
- the modB gene encoding molybdate ABC transporter permease subunit, whose product MEFMDFFAITPAELQALWLTFKLAFYTTVILVVFGAPLAWWLAFTESRWESLVSALIALPLVLPPTVLGFYLLIILGPYGWVGGTMEAMGLDHLAFSFTGILIGSVIFSLPFAIQPMREGFASMPRNPIHAAATLGAGPIDRFFTVILPLARGGFFTAIVISFAHTLGEFGVIAMMGGSIPGETKVVSIAIYDYTQGMDYAAAHRLSAILLILSFLILAVFYALNRRFMAPLKL is encoded by the coding sequence ATGGAATTTATGGATTTTTTTGCCATTACCCCCGCCGAACTGCAAGCCCTATGGCTGACCTTTAAACTGGCGTTTTACACCACGGTGATTCTAGTGGTATTTGGGGCGCCGCTCGCTTGGTGGTTGGCATTTACCGAATCACGCTGGGAATCGCTGGTATCGGCGCTGATTGCTTTGCCCTTGGTGCTGCCGCCTACCGTGCTCGGCTTTTATCTGCTGATTATTCTCGGCCCTTATGGCTGGGTCGGCGGCACAATGGAAGCGATGGGACTCGACCATCTCGCTTTTAGCTTTACCGGCATTCTGATCGGCTCGGTGATTTTTTCGCTGCCGTTTGCGATTCAACCGATGCGCGAAGGCTTTGCCTCCATGCCACGTAACCCGATTCACGCCGCCGCCACGCTCGGCGCCGGGCCGATTGATCGTTTTTTTACCGTGATTTTGCCACTCGCTCGTGGCGGATTTTTTACCGCGATTGTGATTTCATTTGCGCATACGCTTGGCGAGTTTGGTGTGATTGCGATGATGGGCGGCTCCATCCCTGGTGAAACCAAAGTGGTGTCGATCGCGATTTACGACTACACCCAAGGCATGGACTATGCCGCGGCGCATCGTTTATCGGCGATTCTATTGATTTTGTCCTTTTTGATTCTGGCCGTGTTTTATGCCCTTAACCGCCGTTTTATGGCGCCGCTCAAACTCTAG
- the modA gene encoding molybdate ABC transporter substrate-binding protein, whose amino-acid sequence MKTFFIALMISTFSVTAQAQKMIIAAASDLKFALDEIHAEYLKTYPNDQVEVIYGSSGRFSQQIENGAPFDLFFSASMEYPKDLQQKGFAATEPKLYALGRIVIWSRRHDASQMSLNDLMERRYRRVAIASPDHAPYGVRAMEALQAAGIWDEIQPKIVIGENIAHTAQLIEFGAANIGIIALALALNPQLSRHGGYSLIPEDMHQPLEQAYIVTQRAKDNPIAFRFAEFMEQPVAKQIMEQYGFVVN is encoded by the coding sequence ATGAAAACCTTTTTTATCGCGCTGATGATCAGCACATTTAGTGTAACGGCCCAAGCGCAAAAAATGATTATTGCCGCTGCGTCAGATTTAAAGTTCGCGTTAGATGAAATCCATGCCGAATATCTTAAAACCTATCCTAATGATCAGGTCGAAGTGATTTATGGTTCATCTGGTCGCTTTTCACAACAAATTGAAAATGGCGCACCGTTTGATTTGTTTTTCTCCGCTTCAATGGAGTATCCGAAAGACCTACAACAAAAAGGCTTTGCCGCCACCGAACCGAAACTTTACGCACTCGGTCGAATCGTAATTTGGAGTCGCCGCCATGATGCCAGCCAAATGAGCCTGAACGATTTAATGGAACGTCGCTATCGTCGCGTAGCGATTGCCAGCCCGGATCACGCTCCCTATGGCGTGCGCGCGATGGAAGCCTTGCAAGCCGCGGGCATTTGGGATGAGATTCAACCCAAAATCGTGATTGGCGAAAACATTGCCCACACCGCCCAACTCATCGAATTCGGTGCCGCCAATATCGGCATTATCGCGCTCGCCTTGGCACTCAATCCGCAACTTTCGCGCCACGGTGGCTACAGCTTAATCCCCGAAGACATGCATCAACCGCTTGAGCAAGCTTATATTGTGACGCAGCGCGCCAAAGACAATCCGATTGCTTTTCGGTTTGCCGAATTTATGGAGCAGCCAGTAGCGAAACAGATCATGGAACAATACGGCTTTGTCGTGAACTAA
- a CDS encoding TOBE domain-containing protein: MPDSSTQPEFFAPWHVHLGSGDISPRRLHLLQAIEATGSVSQAAKQVGMTYKAAWDAVEIMNNLAGEPLVNRQHGGKGGGGATLTPTGLQIVTMHERLSAMQAMWMATLDNTDADILPLMRRIKMQTSARNSFYGTIEDVKKGAVNAEVVLKLQGEDRIVATVTSDSVTRMGLKPGVSAWALVKASWVVLAKQEAKGLISARNFLCGHVTRITEGPVNVEVVVELKGGNTLSSIITQGALEELELTEGAPICVLIKASHVLLGVDE, from the coding sequence ATGCCAGATTCATCAACCCAACCCGAATTTTTTGCGCCCTGGCATGTGCATTTAGGCAGTGGCGATATTAGCCCGCGTCGGCTGCATTTATTGCAAGCGATTGAGGCCACCGGCAGTGTGTCGCAAGCCGCTAAACAAGTCGGCATGACCTACAAAGCTGCTTGGGATGCGGTGGAGATTATGAATAACTTGGCAGGCGAGCCATTGGTTAATCGTCAACACGGCGGCAAAGGCGGCGGTGGCGCAACCCTCACCCCAACCGGCCTGCAAATTGTCACCATGCACGAACGCTTATCAGCGATGCAGGCGATGTGGATGGCAACACTAGACAACACCGATGCCGATATTTTGCCCTTAATGCGGAGAATCAAAATGCAAACCAGCGCACGTAATAGTTTTTACGGCACGATTGAAGACGTGAAAAAAGGCGCAGTCAATGCCGAAGTGGTGTTAAAACTGCAAGGTGAAGACCGCATCGTTGCGACCGTCACCAGCGATAGCGTCACGCGCATGGGACTAAAACCCGGCGTAAGTGCCTGGGCACTGGTCAAAGCCAGCTGGGTGGTGTTGGCCAAACAAGAAGCCAAAGGCTTGATTAGCGCGCGTAACTTTTTATGCGGTCACGTTACACGCATCACCGAAGGTCCGGTGAATGTAGAAGTGGTGGTCGAACTCAAAGGCGGCAATACCCTGTCGTCGATTATCACTCAGGGCGCGCTGGAAGAACTTGAACTCACCGAAGGCGCACCGATTTGCGTACTGATTAAAGCCTCGCACGTACTCCTAGGAGTGGATGAATGA
- a CDS encoding helix-turn-helix domain-containing protein produces MRVNSIKELAVVLQNQRLSLDFSQSQLADLACTRQATVSNFENNPAQAKIETLFKLLSVLDLELEIRPKGQLAHDNKLDW; encoded by the coding sequence ATGCGGGTAAACAGTATTAAAGAATTGGCGGTGGTGTTGCAGAATCAACGCTTGTCGCTGGATTTTTCGCAAAGTCAGTTGGCGGATCTAGCGTGTACACGTCAAGCGACGGTGTCAAATTTTGAAAATAATCCGGCGCAAGCGAAGATTGAAACTTTATTTAAACTCTTGTCTGTGCTAGACCTTGAGTTGGAAATTCGCCCTAAAGGGCAGTTAGCGCATGATAACAAGCTGGATTGGTGA